The following proteins are encoded in a genomic region of Cataglyphis hispanica isolate Lineage 1 chromosome 1, ULB_Chis1_1.0, whole genome shotgun sequence:
- the LOC126848137 gene encoding 39S ribosomal protein L44, mitochondrial isoform X1, whose translation MNVLRSCVKTIILNKGVRSLNYEGQRGIKRWVAATQIEITNRKKKLPEQKPKRNTFLDWNRSAEIYAFNKRLSEDFNLEKLEQAFTHRSYVIREEQRQREIGIEDPKLDIQDNTDLIMKGEKLTSEIVQNYLTQVLPHAPENVIISLHDYLFSEENLAKAAFHIGTKDIILTEEHPITEKTLADTFLALVAALAESVDANHAANFVKDFLIVILVEKDLTEIWNPTEPLEILNDVLQKQNRSPVEPRLIGQTGQNTLLAAYHVAMYSDKKFLGSGFGQTIQEAKNVAAINVLSRIFGLLDSSKPIKIDKTINIFS comes from the exons ATGAACGTCTTACGTTCGTGTGTTAAAACTATTATCCTAAATAAAGGAGTGCGCTCCTTAAATTACGAAG GACAGAGAGGTATAAAAAGATGGGTAGCTGCAACGCAAATAGAAATAACTAATCGTAAGAAGAAGTTACCTGAACAAAAACCAAAGCGCAACACCTTCCTAGATTGGAATAGATCTGCAGAgatttatgcatttaataaaagattatctgAAGATTTCAATCTCGAAAAATTGGAACAAGCTTTCACTCATAGATCATATGTAATTCGAGAAGAGCAACGACAGAGAGAAATAGGAATAGAAGATCCTAAGCTTGATATACAAGATAACACCGATCTTATTATGAAAGGCGAAAAACTTACTTCAGAAATTGTACAAAACTATTTAACTCAAGTTTTACCTCACGCGCCTGAGAAcgttataat TTCATTACATGATTATCTTTTCTCTGAAGAAAATCTTGCCAAGGCTGCTTTTCATATTGGTactaaagatattattttaactgaa GAACATCCAATAACAGAGAAAACTTTAGCTGACACATTTCTTGCACTTGTTGCGGCGCTCGCAGAAAGTGTAGATGCAAATCATGCAGCAAATTTTGTTAAGGATTTTCTAATTGTAATACTAGTTGAGAAAGATTTAACAGAAATCTGGAATCCAACTGAACCACTCGAAATTTTAAACGATGTCCTACAGAAACAAAATAGATCACCCGTGGAACCGAGACTTATTGGACAAACAGGACAAAATACGCTTTTAGCTGCATATCATGTAGCAATGTATtctgacaaaaaatttttaggttCAG gattTGGTCAAACAATCCAGGAAGCCAAGAATGTAGCTGCAATAAATGTTCTAAGCCGAATATTTGGTTTATTAGATTCTAGTAAACCAATCAAAATCGataaaacgataaatatattctcataa
- the LOC126848137 gene encoding 39S ribosomal protein L44, mitochondrial isoform X2, with product MNVLRSCVKTIILNKGVRSLNYEGQRGIKRWVAATQIEITNRKKKLPEQKPKRNTFLDWNRSAEIYAFNKRLSEDFNLEKLEQAFTHRSYVIREEQRQREIGIEDPKLDIQDNTDLIMKGEKLTSEIVQNYLTQVLPHAPENVIISLHDYLFSEENLAKAAFHIGTKDIILTEEHPITEKTLADTFLALVAALAESVDANHAANFVKDFLIVILVEKDLTEIWNPTEPLEILNDVLQKQNRSPVEPRLIGQTGQNTLLAAYHVAMYSDKKFLGSGSQECSCNKCSKPNIWFIRF from the exons ATGAACGTCTTACGTTCGTGTGTTAAAACTATTATCCTAAATAAAGGAGTGCGCTCCTTAAATTACGAAG GACAGAGAGGTATAAAAAGATGGGTAGCTGCAACGCAAATAGAAATAACTAATCGTAAGAAGAAGTTACCTGAACAAAAACCAAAGCGCAACACCTTCCTAGATTGGAATAGATCTGCAGAgatttatgcatttaataaaagattatctgAAGATTTCAATCTCGAAAAATTGGAACAAGCTTTCACTCATAGATCATATGTAATTCGAGAAGAGCAACGACAGAGAGAAATAGGAATAGAAGATCCTAAGCTTGATATACAAGATAACACCGATCTTATTATGAAAGGCGAAAAACTTACTTCAGAAATTGTACAAAACTATTTAACTCAAGTTTTACCTCACGCGCCTGAGAAcgttataat TTCATTACATGATTATCTTTTCTCTGAAGAAAATCTTGCCAAGGCTGCTTTTCATATTGGTactaaagatattattttaactgaa GAACATCCAATAACAGAGAAAACTTTAGCTGACACATTTCTTGCACTTGTTGCGGCGCTCGCAGAAAGTGTAGATGCAAATCATGCAGCAAATTTTGTTAAGGATTTTCTAATTGTAATACTAGTTGAGAAAGATTTAACAGAAATCTGGAATCCAACTGAACCACTCGAAATTTTAAACGATGTCCTACAGAAACAAAATAGATCACCCGTGGAACCGAGACTTATTGGACAAACAGGACAAAATACGCTTTTAGCTGCATATCATGTAGCAATGTATtctgacaaaaaatttttaggttCAG GAAGCCAAGAATGTAGCTGCAATAAATGTTCTAAGCCGAATATTTGGTTTATTAGATTCTAG
- the LOC126859530 gene encoding ankyrin repeat and BTB/POZ domain-containing protein BTBD11 isoform X2 yields the protein MNVERSTMDGGQQPLFLSGTSGWAGSISGPQQSTVQTAGAPSEHYGGPLSLSICISDSGHEILRPKPRRPGGSNSREIFCPPYSKDFTENSPKNGVHDIVHMIPERDTDNVALTPTPQQHPRYSQHHHLSLHELRALQRRPECTGNSSSDENRSSGHASMSDTGGHTSSSSPPHRHHKTHSPQQLNAVPEDDRLSASVTQRNGKRSGQNRNRHRATPAKLQVPWSGSGLEDIKLAIQQLTMRSHKSSSTYSSLSGSESSEPAVRRLMRHSSLETINTNVTSADEFVWVDSHNRLVELQQLPWTHHDVLRVLQNGRTREHMEQVSMETIPRLSYLLQRALVRIGRETQRLAKPIGLCSKQEVYSAFKIVLCPALADSCTKACLRAAAMFAVSGDQLKQSKASRSGLQLPVGRFLRWMSDVKLGRMVHEYAAIYLTAGIENLLEEILLQCVPTEPHTTLTATMLEHAIANSGDLWGLLQPYAHLNAGRTASGALAMPRWASVSSLNSSSSSRSGRDVVQSALEPSLLTTCVGSMSELVDLISKVAQAGHCPIPLTMKALHALFYYMRCSQLEHGERGSGIQELAYERAYVVLPPLVEWLRVAAAHAEHRHGLVVDQDDINQAARLLLPGVDCPVRPISSEEIAVCSKRIDDTEYVRLLTLDMAFKMLISGRTDLITQAMPLLPSTKINTVNDAGFTALMLACINGDETAATVLLDAGADLNIESPSPTTNSSVNTPSKMPQTSSTGALNARSPINQSMMMTPTGKTMSNTNITTANSSGNSNGIVPGNVCYAQTAFNAETQHWTALTYVALLGHCNIARILLERGAAVEGGAKLSEDKCTVTPLQAATASGNNEMVALLLAHGAQPFLSTLIKDSFSYSGSAQRGCYSAISVATAHGQRSCLHQLLSHPLNFSAKRGEKEILSLEEILAEGNAGTNSQQQIAEGRGARREGKEPVFNKIQTKALQEAMYHSAESNHLDITMELRGLNVGWTLHCWMHSLATAHEMRLDSVIDQLLQDFLQVCPDDYSTQFVQECLPLLFNIFRYSKKEGTTLLLADIFCTCFGWEPIKPIRDTTLSSGSRIDPKFVNNPELSDVQFRVEGRVFYGHKIVLVTSSPRFRNMLSSKLCEGNPPIVQINDIRYHIFQMVMEFLYHGGCATLEVNQSDVLELMAAANFFQLDGLLRYCEAQCSTMVDLDNIVSMYIHAKVYNAAQLLEYCQGFLLQNMMALLTYDDSVKRLLFAKKLPNHDVLAGLLLTLQSRIKVRRSQQQNKIKA from the exons ATGAATGTGGAACGGTCGACGATGGACGGCGGGCAACAGCCGCTCTTTCTAAGCGGCACTTCCGGCTGGGCCGGAAGTATCTCCGGTCCTCAACAGTCAACCGTACAAACCGCCGGCGCTCCGTCGGAGCATTATGGGGGACCACTCAGTCTGAGTATCTGCATATCCGATTCGGGTCATGAGATACTTCGTCCGAAGCCACGACG gCCAGGTGGTAGCAATAGCCGTGAGATATTTTGTCCTCCTTACTCTAAAGATTTCACTGAGAATTCACCCAAAAACGGAGTCCACGACATAGTCCACATGATACCAGAAAGGGATACGGATAACGTGGCATTAACACCGACCCCGCAACAACACCCACGTTATTCCCAACATCATCATCTCAGTTTACACGAGCTCCGTGCACTTCag AGGCGGCCAGAATGTACCGGTAACAGCTCTTCCGATGAAAATCGATCTTCCGGACACGCGAGCATGTCGGACACCGGTGGTCACACAAGCAGCAGCTCACCGCCACATCGTCACCACAAGACTCACAGTCCTCAGCAACTAAACGCCGTACCCGAGGACGATCGACTCTCGGCGTCGGTTACTCAAAGGAACGGCAAAAGATCCGGCCAAAATCGCAATCGACATAGAGCTACTCCTGCTAAG TTGCAGGTACCATGGTCGGGTTCCGGTTTGGAGGATATAAAGCTGGCGATTCAACAACTGACGATGCGTTCACACAAATCTTCGTCGACGTATTCATCGTTAAGCGGCTCGGAAAGCTCAGAACCGGCGGTGAGGAGGCTGATGCGACACTCCAGTTTGGAGACAATCAACACCAATGTGACCAGCGCCGACGAGTTCGTCTGGGTGGACTCTCACAATCGTTTGGTGGAATTGCAGCAATTACCGTGGACCCACCACGACGTGCTGCGCGTGCTTCAAAATGGTCGCACGAGAGAGCACATGGAGCAGGTTTCGATGGAGACGATCCCGCGACTCTCCTATCTACTGCAACGCGCCCTAGTCAGGATCGGTCGTGAGACTCAGAGACTGGCAAAACCCATAGGTCTCTGCAGCAAACAGGAGGTGTACAGCGCCTTCAAGATCGTGCTCTGTCCGGCTCTAGCGGATTCCTGCACCAAG GCTTGTCTTCGAGCCGCTGCGATGTTCGCTGTATCTGGCGATCAGCTGAAACAATCGAAAGCCTCCCGTTCGGGGTTGCAATTGCCTGTCGGACGTTTTTTACGCTGGATGTCTGATGTGAAACTCGGTCGAATGGTCCACGAATATGCCGCGATATATCTCACGGCCGGAATTGAGAATCTTCTAGAGGAGATACTGTTGCAATGCGTGCCGACTGAGCCGCATACGACACTCACGGCGACGATGCTGGAACACGCTATAGCCAACAGCGGCGACTTATGGGGCTTGTTGCAGCCGTATGCGCATCTGAACGCTGGTCGAACAGCATCAG GCGCTCTCGCGATGCCTCGTTGGGCAAGCGTAAGTTCCTTGAactcgtcatcgtcatcgcgTAGCGGGCGAGACGTGGTCCAATCGGCTTTGGAACCATCGCTGCTTACGACATGTGTGGGCTCGATGTCGGAATTAGTCGATTTGATTTCCAAGGTAGCACAAGCGGGACATTGCCCTATACCGCTAACAATGAAAGCGTTACATGCCTTGTTTTATTACATGAGATGCTCACAG CTCGAACACGGTGAACGTGGATCTGGAATACAAGAATTGGCATACGAACGAGCCTATGTGGTATTGCCACCGTTAGTGGAATGGCTGCGGGTAGCTGCAGCGCACGCAGAGCATAGACATGGTCTTGTTGTGGACCAAGATGACATCAATCAAGCTGCCCGGTTACTATTGCCCGGCGTGGATTGTCCCGTTCGACCGATAAG TTCTGAGGAGATCGCAGTATGCTCGAAGCGCATCGACGACACGGAGTACGTCCGGCTGCTGACGTTAGACATGGCCTTTAAAATGTTGATTAGCGGTCGAACGGATCTCATAACCCAGGCGATGCCGCTGTTGCCTTCAACGAAGATTAATACAGTAAACGACGCCGGATTCACGGCTCTGATGCTAGCGTGTATCAACGGTGACGAAACAGCTGCGACGGTCCTACTGGACGCCGGGgcagatttaaatattgagagcCCGTCACCGACAACGAATTCGTCAGTGAACACGCCTTCCAAGATGCCACAAACTTCTTCCACCGGTGCACTAAATGCTAGAAGTCCCATCAATCAGTCAATGATGATGACGCCAACTGGAAAAACAATGTCGAACACGAATATAACGACCGCTAATAGTTCGGGTAATTCCAACGGGATTGTCCCGGGCAATGTATGCTACGCGCAAACCGCCTTCAATGCGGAAACGCAACATTGGACAGCTCTAACTTATGTGGCTCTGTTGGGACATTGTAACATCGCAAGGATATTGTTGGAGAGAGGTGCCGCAGTAGAAGGTGGCGCGAAACTCAGCGAGGACAAATGCACGGTCACACCTCTGCAGGCAGCCACGGCATCAGGCAACAATGAGATGGTGGCCTTACTTTTGGCGCATGGTGCGCAACCATTCTTGTCCACCTTGATCAAAGATTCGTTTTCCTACTCGGGTTCCGCGCAACGTGGTTGTTACAG CGCAATATCGGTGGCAACGGCGCATGGCCAAAGAAGCTGTCTTCATCAATTGTTATCACATCCATTAAACTTCTCAGCCAAACGTGGAGAGAAGGAGATATTATCTTTGGAAGAGATATTAGCAGAAGGTAATGCCGGCACTAATTCTCAACAACAGATTGCTGAAGGGAGGGGAGCTCGTAGAGAAGGCAAAGAACCAGTATTTAATAAGATACAAACGAAGGCACTGCAAGAAGCGATGTATCATAGCGCGGAAAGCAATCATTTAg ATATCACCATGGAGCTTCGTGGGCTAAATGTAGGCTGGACATTGCATTGTTGGATGCACAGTCTCGCGACGGCTCACGAAATGCGACTGGACTCGGTTATAGATCAACTACTTCAAGACTTTCTTCAAGTCTGCCCGGACGATTATTCTACGCAATTCGTTCAGGAGTGTCTgccacttttatttaatatttttagatatagcaag AAAGAAGGCACGACGCTCTTGCTCGctgatatattttgcacatgCTTCGGCTGGGAACCGATCAAGCCAATTAGAGATACCACTCTGTCGAGCGGATCGAGAATCGATCCAAAGTTTGTGAATAATCCCGAGTTAAGTGACGTACAATTTAGAGTCGAAGGCCGCGTTTTCTATGGTCATAAGATTGTATTAGTTACATCTTCTCCGAGGTTCAGAAATATGTTAAGCTCAAAATTATGCGAAGGCAATCCTCCCATTGTGCAGATTAACGACATAAGATATCACATATTCCAG ATGGTCATGGAATTTCTTTATCACGGCGGTTGCGCCACTTTAGAAGTTAATCAAAGTGATGTCCTAGAATTAATGGCGGCGGCCAATTTCTTTCAACTCGATGGCTTGCTCAGATACTGTGAAGCACAGTGTTCCACAATGGTGGATCTTGACAATATCGTTTCTATGTATATTCACGCAaag gtATATAACGCCGCACAGCTCTTGGAATACTGTCAAGGATttctattacaaaatatgatgGCCCTTCTGACGTACGATGATTCAGTTAAGCGTTTGTTGTTCGCAAAAAAGTTACCGAATCACGATGTTCTCGCGGGCTTATTGCTCACACTGCAGTCGCGAATAAAGGTCAGGCGATCTCAACaacaaaataagataaaagctTAG
- the LOC126859530 gene encoding ankyrin repeat and BTB/POZ domain-containing protein BTBD11 isoform X1 produces MPFTRRAQCTEDCRCILCRELKGCKMSANEIQQQIGNECTNFILRRAMPFSSKAPVFVRGERQEVVTKCDDYERSSTLEDRSRRCGGDQVINDGHDSKMGKDVGHKTVIYFGDSNPRRREDRARQQPSPEATSRCMNEDPEASSLRSRNDEILGDSMDQDDEKSDAGRRDSATENGDPKVVHEIVVNVSPSREDVLRIEEDESQLEDYWSLPGDTSGFKADWSFVQQWRLRGPGGSNSREIFCPPYSKDFTENSPKNGVHDIVHMIPERDTDNVALTPTPQQHPRYSQHHHLSLHELRALQRRPECTGNSSSDENRSSGHASMSDTGGHTSSSSPPHRHHKTHSPQQLNAVPEDDRLSASVTQRNGKRSGQNRNRHRATPAKLQVPWSGSGLEDIKLAIQQLTMRSHKSSSTYSSLSGSESSEPAVRRLMRHSSLETINTNVTSADEFVWVDSHNRLVELQQLPWTHHDVLRVLQNGRTREHMEQVSMETIPRLSYLLQRALVRIGRETQRLAKPIGLCSKQEVYSAFKIVLCPALADSCTKACLRAAAMFAVSGDQLKQSKASRSGLQLPVGRFLRWMSDVKLGRMVHEYAAIYLTAGIENLLEEILLQCVPTEPHTTLTATMLEHAIANSGDLWGLLQPYAHLNAGRTASGALAMPRWASVSSLNSSSSSRSGRDVVQSALEPSLLTTCVGSMSELVDLISKVAQAGHCPIPLTMKALHALFYYMRCSQLEHGERGSGIQELAYERAYVVLPPLVEWLRVAAAHAEHRHGLVVDQDDINQAARLLLPGVDCPVRPISSEEIAVCSKRIDDTEYVRLLTLDMAFKMLISGRTDLITQAMPLLPSTKINTVNDAGFTALMLACINGDETAATVLLDAGADLNIESPSPTTNSSVNTPSKMPQTSSTGALNARSPINQSMMMTPTGKTMSNTNITTANSSGNSNGIVPGNVCYAQTAFNAETQHWTALTYVALLGHCNIARILLERGAAVEGGAKLSEDKCTVTPLQAATASGNNEMVALLLAHGAQPFLSTLIKDSFSYSGSAQRGCYSAISVATAHGQRSCLHQLLSHPLNFSAKRGEKEILSLEEILAEGNAGTNSQQQIAEGRGARREGKEPVFNKIQTKALQEAMYHSAESNHLDITMELRGLNVGWTLHCWMHSLATAHEMRLDSVIDQLLQDFLQVCPDDYSTQFVQECLPLLFNIFRYSKKEGTTLLLADIFCTCFGWEPIKPIRDTTLSSGSRIDPKFVNNPELSDVQFRVEGRVFYGHKIVLVTSSPRFRNMLSSKLCEGNPPIVQINDIRYHIFQMVMEFLYHGGCATLEVNQSDVLELMAAANFFQLDGLLRYCEAQCSTMVDLDNIVSMYIHAKVYNAAQLLEYCQGFLLQNMMALLTYDDSVKRLLFAKKLPNHDVLAGLLLTLQSRIKVRRSQQQNKIKA; encoded by the exons ATGCCGTTCACGAGACGAGCACAGTGCACCGAGGACTGTAGGTGCATATTGTGTCGCGAGTTGAAGGGCTGCAAAATGAGCGCGAACGAGATTCAGCAGCAGATCGGCAACGAGTGCACTAACTTTATCCTGCGACGTGCCATGCCCTTCTCGTCGAAGGCCCCCGTGTTTGTCCGAGGAGAACGGCAGGAAGTCGTTACGAAGTGCGACGATTACGAGAGGAGCTCGACCTTGGAGGATCGAAGTCGCCGTTGCGGCGGCGATCAGGTCATAAACGATGGTCATGACTCGAAGATGGGAAAGGATGTCGGTCACAAGACGGTCATCTATTTCGGCGATTCGAATCCGAGACGGAGAGAGGACAGAGCGAGACAGCAACCATCGCCGGAAGCGACGTCGAGATGCATGAACGAGGATCCCGAGGCTTCGTCGTTGCGATCGCGTAACGACGAGATTCTCGGCGACTCGATGGACCAAGATGATGAGAAGAGCGATGCCGGACGACGAGATTCCGCGACGGAGAACGGCGATCCCAAGGTCGTGCACGAGATCGTGGTGAACGTCAGCCCTAGCAGGGAAGACGTGCTGAGGATAGAGGAGGACGAGAGCCAGCTGGAGGACTATTGGTCCTTGCCGGGGGACACGAGTGGGTTCAAGGCGGACTGGAGCTTCGTGCAGCAGTGGCGGCTGAGAGG gCCAGGTGGTAGCAATAGCCGTGAGATATTTTGTCCTCCTTACTCTAAAGATTTCACTGAGAATTCACCCAAAAACGGAGTCCACGACATAGTCCACATGATACCAGAAAGGGATACGGATAACGTGGCATTAACACCGACCCCGCAACAACACCCACGTTATTCCCAACATCATCATCTCAGTTTACACGAGCTCCGTGCACTTCag AGGCGGCCAGAATGTACCGGTAACAGCTCTTCCGATGAAAATCGATCTTCCGGACACGCGAGCATGTCGGACACCGGTGGTCACACAAGCAGCAGCTCACCGCCACATCGTCACCACAAGACTCACAGTCCTCAGCAACTAAACGCCGTACCCGAGGACGATCGACTCTCGGCGTCGGTTACTCAAAGGAACGGCAAAAGATCCGGCCAAAATCGCAATCGACATAGAGCTACTCCTGCTAAG TTGCAGGTACCATGGTCGGGTTCCGGTTTGGAGGATATAAAGCTGGCGATTCAACAACTGACGATGCGTTCACACAAATCTTCGTCGACGTATTCATCGTTAAGCGGCTCGGAAAGCTCAGAACCGGCGGTGAGGAGGCTGATGCGACACTCCAGTTTGGAGACAATCAACACCAATGTGACCAGCGCCGACGAGTTCGTCTGGGTGGACTCTCACAATCGTTTGGTGGAATTGCAGCAATTACCGTGGACCCACCACGACGTGCTGCGCGTGCTTCAAAATGGTCGCACGAGAGAGCACATGGAGCAGGTTTCGATGGAGACGATCCCGCGACTCTCCTATCTACTGCAACGCGCCCTAGTCAGGATCGGTCGTGAGACTCAGAGACTGGCAAAACCCATAGGTCTCTGCAGCAAACAGGAGGTGTACAGCGCCTTCAAGATCGTGCTCTGTCCGGCTCTAGCGGATTCCTGCACCAAG GCTTGTCTTCGAGCCGCTGCGATGTTCGCTGTATCTGGCGATCAGCTGAAACAATCGAAAGCCTCCCGTTCGGGGTTGCAATTGCCTGTCGGACGTTTTTTACGCTGGATGTCTGATGTGAAACTCGGTCGAATGGTCCACGAATATGCCGCGATATATCTCACGGCCGGAATTGAGAATCTTCTAGAGGAGATACTGTTGCAATGCGTGCCGACTGAGCCGCATACGACACTCACGGCGACGATGCTGGAACACGCTATAGCCAACAGCGGCGACTTATGGGGCTTGTTGCAGCCGTATGCGCATCTGAACGCTGGTCGAACAGCATCAG GCGCTCTCGCGATGCCTCGTTGGGCAAGCGTAAGTTCCTTGAactcgtcatcgtcatcgcgTAGCGGGCGAGACGTGGTCCAATCGGCTTTGGAACCATCGCTGCTTACGACATGTGTGGGCTCGATGTCGGAATTAGTCGATTTGATTTCCAAGGTAGCACAAGCGGGACATTGCCCTATACCGCTAACAATGAAAGCGTTACATGCCTTGTTTTATTACATGAGATGCTCACAG CTCGAACACGGTGAACGTGGATCTGGAATACAAGAATTGGCATACGAACGAGCCTATGTGGTATTGCCACCGTTAGTGGAATGGCTGCGGGTAGCTGCAGCGCACGCAGAGCATAGACATGGTCTTGTTGTGGACCAAGATGACATCAATCAAGCTGCCCGGTTACTATTGCCCGGCGTGGATTGTCCCGTTCGACCGATAAG TTCTGAGGAGATCGCAGTATGCTCGAAGCGCATCGACGACACGGAGTACGTCCGGCTGCTGACGTTAGACATGGCCTTTAAAATGTTGATTAGCGGTCGAACGGATCTCATAACCCAGGCGATGCCGCTGTTGCCTTCAACGAAGATTAATACAGTAAACGACGCCGGATTCACGGCTCTGATGCTAGCGTGTATCAACGGTGACGAAACAGCTGCGACGGTCCTACTGGACGCCGGGgcagatttaaatattgagagcCCGTCACCGACAACGAATTCGTCAGTGAACACGCCTTCCAAGATGCCACAAACTTCTTCCACCGGTGCACTAAATGCTAGAAGTCCCATCAATCAGTCAATGATGATGACGCCAACTGGAAAAACAATGTCGAACACGAATATAACGACCGCTAATAGTTCGGGTAATTCCAACGGGATTGTCCCGGGCAATGTATGCTACGCGCAAACCGCCTTCAATGCGGAAACGCAACATTGGACAGCTCTAACTTATGTGGCTCTGTTGGGACATTGTAACATCGCAAGGATATTGTTGGAGAGAGGTGCCGCAGTAGAAGGTGGCGCGAAACTCAGCGAGGACAAATGCACGGTCACACCTCTGCAGGCAGCCACGGCATCAGGCAACAATGAGATGGTGGCCTTACTTTTGGCGCATGGTGCGCAACCATTCTTGTCCACCTTGATCAAAGATTCGTTTTCCTACTCGGGTTCCGCGCAACGTGGTTGTTACAG CGCAATATCGGTGGCAACGGCGCATGGCCAAAGAAGCTGTCTTCATCAATTGTTATCACATCCATTAAACTTCTCAGCCAAACGTGGAGAGAAGGAGATATTATCTTTGGAAGAGATATTAGCAGAAGGTAATGCCGGCACTAATTCTCAACAACAGATTGCTGAAGGGAGGGGAGCTCGTAGAGAAGGCAAAGAACCAGTATTTAATAAGATACAAACGAAGGCACTGCAAGAAGCGATGTATCATAGCGCGGAAAGCAATCATTTAg ATATCACCATGGAGCTTCGTGGGCTAAATGTAGGCTGGACATTGCATTGTTGGATGCACAGTCTCGCGACGGCTCACGAAATGCGACTGGACTCGGTTATAGATCAACTACTTCAAGACTTTCTTCAAGTCTGCCCGGACGATTATTCTACGCAATTCGTTCAGGAGTGTCTgccacttttatttaatatttttagatatagcaag AAAGAAGGCACGACGCTCTTGCTCGctgatatattttgcacatgCTTCGGCTGGGAACCGATCAAGCCAATTAGAGATACCACTCTGTCGAGCGGATCGAGAATCGATCCAAAGTTTGTGAATAATCCCGAGTTAAGTGACGTACAATTTAGAGTCGAAGGCCGCGTTTTCTATGGTCATAAGATTGTATTAGTTACATCTTCTCCGAGGTTCAGAAATATGTTAAGCTCAAAATTATGCGAAGGCAATCCTCCCATTGTGCAGATTAACGACATAAGATATCACATATTCCAG ATGGTCATGGAATTTCTTTATCACGGCGGTTGCGCCACTTTAGAAGTTAATCAAAGTGATGTCCTAGAATTAATGGCGGCGGCCAATTTCTTTCAACTCGATGGCTTGCTCAGATACTGTGAAGCACAGTGTTCCACAATGGTGGATCTTGACAATATCGTTTCTATGTATATTCACGCAaag gtATATAACGCCGCACAGCTCTTGGAATACTGTCAAGGATttctattacaaaatatgatgGCCCTTCTGACGTACGATGATTCAGTTAAGCGTTTGTTGTTCGCAAAAAAGTTACCGAATCACGATGTTCTCGCGGGCTTATTGCTCACACTGCAGTCGCGAATAAAGGTCAGGCGATCTCAACaacaaaataagataaaagctTAG
- the LOC126848150 gene encoding syntaxin-12, with amino-acid sequence MAQRSQNYGSTDQRVDVPEIGFSPTELYSLSENITTNIYTINTSWKTLERAYKNIGTSKDNQGLRDKVHVTQLSTNQVVTQTSKDIARLTVLMRRGDKQQKLQIEKLTTDFKDALQRYSDMQKSIAEKMKRHILAITNLENSMDGEDAEETQQLLQVQEHQHRTTQRTLEFQQGLLLEREDRIKRIEGDILDVNQIMRELAALVHQQGDTIDTIDNHIENIHGNVELGAQELVKGSNYQSKFRRKVYILLLLAIIVAIVLTVILVIKLS; translated from the exons atggCTCAGCGCTCGCAAAACTATGGATCTACGGATCAACGGGTGGATGTACCTGAAATAGGATTTAGTCCTACTGAACTTTATAGTCTCAGTGAAAATATTACCactaacatatatacaattaatacaaGTTGGAAAACTTTGGAAAGAGCTTATAAAAACATTGGAACCAGTAAGGATAATCAAGGTTTAAGAGACAAAGT acatgTAACACAATTAAGTACCAATCAGGTGGTCACACAGACAAGTAAGGACATAGCGAGACTAACGGTATTGATGAGGCGCGGAGATAAACAGCAGAaattacaaattgaaaaactcACAACAGACTTTAAAGATGCATTACAGAGATATTCCGATATGCAAAAg tcAATTGCAGAGAAGATGAAGAGACATATTTTAGCTATAACTAATCTAGAAAATTCAATGGATGGGGAAGATGCTGAAGAGACTCAACAGCTACTTCAAGTACAGGAACACCAACATAGGACTACACAAAG GACACTCGAGTTTCAACAAGGACTACTGTTAGAGAGAGAAGATAGGATTAAACGAATTGAAGGAGATATTCTGGATGTGAATCAAATTATGCGCGAACTCGCAGCATTGGTACATCAACAAGGTGATACTATTG ATACGATTGACAAccatatagaaaatatacatgGCAATGTGGAGTTAGGAGCGCAGGAACTTGTGAAGGGAAGTAATTACCAAAGTAAATTTCGTCGGAAAGTTTACATCTTGTTGTTACTTGCGATTATAGTTGCCATTGTATTAACTGTTATTCTAGTCATTAAATTAAGTTAG